GATTGCTCTGCAAGGGCAAACTTGTCAAAATTGAGAGAGGAGTATAAAGAACATTATCAAGCTGCTGGGAACGACCCGAAACATCTGGCACAGCTGGATGAATCGATTTCCGCCAGTTCCTTAGGCGTGGAACACTTCATGCGTGAGCTGGGGCAGTTTTATGAAGCGGAGTACACGATggtgaaggaagggaaggcaaatgaggAAGATAGGCAGTTTGTTCATCTACCGGGCATAGCCGCTGACCTgatgctggaagggtttccaatgGAGCTCATTGACGGAGATGCGTCTAACATCCCCCTGCAATGGGTAACTGATGTTTTGACTGCACTTCATTCAAAACTAGAGGGAAAATCTAGGATGAAAGTCCTAACCGTTCTGGGCGTCCAGAGCACCGGCAAATCCACTCTTCTCAATACTATGTTCGGTCTACAGTTCGCAGTCAGCAGCGGCCGATGTACCCGAGGGGCCTTCATGACCCTCCTGAGAGTTTCAGAGAACTTCCGGCGAGAGCTCCATTGCGATTTCATTTTGGTGATTGACACAGAAGGACTGAAAGCTCCTGAGCTGGCAAAATTGGAGGACAGCTATGAGCATGACAACGAGCTGGCCACTCTGGTGATCGGACTGAGTGACATCACTCTCGTGAACCTGGCCATGGAGAACGCCACCGAGATGAAGGACATTCTGCAGATTGTCGTCCACGCCTTTCTGAGGATGGAGGAAACGGGGCACAGGCCCAACTGCCAGTTCGTCCACCAGAACGTCAGCGACGTCTCCGCCCACGATCAAAACATGAGGGACAGGAAACGCCTCTTGGAGCAGCTCAACGATATGACCAGAGCGGCGGCCAAAATGGAGAAACAGTTCAGGGAAGTGTCCTTTTCAGATATTATGGAGTACAATCCAGAAAGCCACAACTGGTACATCCCTGGTTTGTGGCATGGGGTCCCACCCATGGCTCCAGTAAACATGGCGTATAGTGAAGGCGTGTCAGACATGAAAAGATCACTGTTCGAATTCATGAGGACCTGCTCCCAAAACAGATGTGCCAAAGATATCCCCCAGTTTGTGGAATGGGTGAGGAGCCTGTGGAACGCTGTGAAACATGAGAATTTCATCTTCAGCTTCCGTAACAGCCTCGTAGCTGATGCTTACAACCAGCTGTCAGCAAAATATTCAGAATGGGAATGGGATTTCCAAAAGGAGATGCATCTGTGGGTGTCCAAAGCAGATACGGCAATTCAGAACCACTCTGTAGAAGATATAGAGTCTGGGGCATTAGATAAGCTGAGGCTTGAAGCCGATCAGAAATTGCACGATGGCCAACAAAAGATATTACAGTGCATCCAGAACTATTTTGAGAGAGACAAAGAGGGCCTGCATCTCATAGAAAAGTACAGAGAAGATTTCATCAGAAGTGCAAAAGGTCTTCAGGAGCAGCTGAGGATCTCCTGCCTTCAAAAGTGTCAGCAGGCTGTCCTCATACGCAAGGGGCAGAATAAGATAGATAATCTTCAGGCTGGGTACATGAAAACCATGGAAAGCAAGgtgaacaagctcctggaagagtgtAAAAGGAAGAAGCGCCAGTTGAGTTCTTCAGAACTGAATTGGGAATTTGAGAACATGTGGAAGGAAACCTTACTGGAGTTGGCACCTAGTAACTTAACTCCCCGTAATATTTATGCTGATGTCTACCACCAGCTTCAAAAAGATCTTGCAGTCCATGCCAACCAACACTTCCAGACGTTGCCCATTTtttcagctggctgcaggcagccTTTCACCATGAAAGGCCATTATCTGAAGAACTCAGCGAAAAAATTAAAAGGTCTGGTCTTCAAGGATGGCATACAAGAACAACTAGAAGAATACACCAGTGTCTTGAATTACAAATGTTGGAACTATGTCACAGAGAAAACCAGCACAAAACGGGACTATGATGAAACTTATTGCCGTGAGTTGCTGAGACTAATCAATGAACAGCTTCATGGAAAAGATTTTCACAAGCTTTACACTACCGTTCATTTTGAAGTGGATCTGAAATACTCCATTCTGGGAGATGCGGCGGATGCCTTTCAGAAGATGCATACCGAATTCTTCAAGGCAAATAACCCTCACCGACGTCTAGAGAAACTCAAGCCTCAGTATTTATCCACATTCAAAGACCTTTACCATGAGAAGGACGCTTGTCAGAAGAGGGCCAAGGATTTTTGCAATCTGTGTCTAAAACCAGCTCTCGAAGACCACCTCCAGAAGAGACTTGGGATAGAAATAGTGGATGACTTCCTCAGCAGTGGGCAATCCCTCCAGTACGGAAGTAGGAGCTTCTTTCAATTCACAGTGCAGAAAACACTGCTGGAAGAGCAAAACTTTGAGAACTACGTCAAGTACATAAACAGGTATGAGGAGTTTGTGAAATCTTGGATACAGGCACACCTGTTAGACCATTACAGACAGAGAAAAGAGTTAGCCATCTTGGGGCGAAAAATCCTATCTGCTGTACTGAAGAAAGCAAAAGATGTTCTGGAGGGTTACGAGAATGAAACTGGGCCTTTGGCTAAATTCTTGGAAGATTTCTGCCAGGAGATGAGCGCAGAGCTTATAATCCCTAAAGACGCTCTCAAGGTCATCCTCTTCAATAACACTGCCGACGCTGGGTCCCTGTCAGCGGAGATACGGGCCTGTATCCCCACGGTGACAGACCGCATCCTTTCAGAGCGTTTTGAGATGAGCGTCGAAGCTGTGCTGTCAGGCCTTCTGTTCAAGCCTCAGGATGAGATCTTCAAGAAAGTGTTTGGCTGCGGGAAGCAGTGCCCCTTCTGCAAGGTGCCCTGTGAGGCCGGGGGTGGGAGTCATCAAGAGCACTTTGCATCAGTCCATCGGCCTGAAGGGTTAGGGCGGTATCACGATATTGAAACGAACATACTCGTTTATTCCTTGTGCTCTTCTAGTGTCCATTCAAATGGGTGTTTTCGCAATGCAGACACAGGTGAAAAACTCCATCTTTACAAAGAATATCGCCAGTATTATCCTGACTGGCGCATCCAAGCCGATCCTAGCATCACAGCCTCGGATTACTGGAGGTTTGTGTTCAAAACGTTCAATCGGCAGTTTGCTAAGGAGTACCGCGCCATCCCAGCCGATCTGCCCAAAGACTGGGAAAGATTAACCAAACAGCAGGCCCTGGAAAGCATCCAGGAAACCTTTAATATGAAATAACAAGGACCACCCTTTTCAGCTTTTCCAGTTTTCAGCTGGAAACAAGCACAATTGGTTCCACATCTCTAAACTGCAACGTTATTGGCATGTTCTAGGGTGATCCATGTGGATTTGATCCGGAGCTGATTTTATTTGCTGCAATTATGGAGGACAGAAAATGAAAACTAGCCCAAGAAGCCAAACCTGGAAAGTCCTCATCTGTTCCTATGATTTAGAAAGTTTTATAGATATAATAACGTATAGGAGACACACCAAGTTATTATAGATATAATAAcgtataggagcctcttgtggcgcagagtggtaaggcaactgcctgaaagctttgcccatgaggttgggagttcgatcccagcagccggctcaaggttaactcagccttccatccttccgaggtcggtaaaatgagtacccagcttgctggggggtaaacggtcatgactggggaaggcactggcaaaccaccccgtattgagtctgccatgaaaacgctggagggcgtcaccccaagggtcagacatgacccggtgcttgcacaggggatacctttacctttacctttaggagacACAATGCCTCAAAGGAAAGTAAACTGTCCAAAACATAGTGAGTTCTTCCTTCCACTTTGCCAGACGCAGAACTTGTTCTGGAAAAATCCAGGTGCAAATCAGTGATCTTCTAATATTGCCTCCAAACTGGTCTGTGGTATCTTAGGTGATCACAAGAAGGATTATATTGTAGATCAGACCTCCCAAGCATGGTTCCTGTGGGAACCTTGGAAAGGGGGTGAAAGGGGGCTTTTTTGAGTTATTGATGTTTGTGGCATAGCACAGCTTTATGTAACCTACTTTAAGCTAAGAATCCCCCCCTTTCGCAAATGACAACAGATGCTGCCAGAATGGGACCCTCGAGAAACAATGCCATAGGATTAGggctgtagaaccaaccagaagcctCAAGATAGAACTCAAGCAAAGCATGAATATAAACATTGATGAGAATAAAAGGATATAAACTTTGCTCGTGATAACCATAAGAGGTGACTTCTCAGGGTTTCTTTTACAAGTAAGCAATataagcttcttctttttttgctgcaCTCATGTGGCATTGCTTAATGTTTATTAAAGCATAGGAAAAAGGTAGCTGCTAGATTTTCTCTAGATTTCAACATGCTAGGAATAACTGAAAAACTGCAAGCAGGGGTACACACACGGATGTTTCTTAAAAGCAGAGGTTTTAAAAGTTCACATGTATTTTCAAGAGGTGGGTCAATAGTTCAACTTGACCGTTTCTCCGAGACCGTTTAGATGTCAGCAGACTACAGACACATTTTCTTGGCTGTACTAAACTTTTGTGTTATTTTCTTCATGAAAGCATTAACTGTAAGGCAGATGTGCATAGCCTGTAAGCCCCTCTCTCTCAGCCAATGGGAGGAGGGGTGAGGAGATGCGGTCGCGGAGAGGGTATAAAAAGAGGAAATGCTTGCATCGACTTTTGAGTTGGCTTTCTTGACATGCTCCCATATTAAAGCCTTTAATATGATATTGGAGAACTTGGTGTGCGACTCTTTGTTTCCAGTTTGATAAATGGAGTTTAGGTACTCTGGTTGGAGTGGGGCCCTTTGGCACGGGGACCCCCTGCATAACAACATGACATATTAACTGATTACAGGGCCTGTGCCCGATACATCCCTCCATCTGTAGAATGGGAACAATAGATTTATTTCAGGGGGCTGGTGTGAATAAGGATGAAATAAGAGAATGTCATTCGACTTCTGTGTACAAAATTACTGCACACATTCGTAACAAAATGTATGGTTTATTTTGTCAGAGGGAGGGGATGGAGCTTATGCATGCCTGAAAGTCacccctacctacctacctacctaccactcCATTCTTCTTGACTGGTGAGGGAGGGCTGCTGTTTGCATAACAGTGACACAAAGGAGCTTTGTACATGCTTACAGGCATGCATTCTTAAAGCTTATCTTCCAGAACTGATTTTAAGAATTTTGCTGAGTGAGTCTTAAGGCCAAGCAATACAGAGAAAATCAACAAACTTGTAACGAACATCTCGTGTTTAATTCTTTTGCTACAGTTTCTTGTAGATTTTTCGAATAAGTTGGAGCAAGCAAAAGACCTGGACATATTATAAGTTTATATATTAGTTGGTTTTCTCGGTATGGTGATTTTGCCTGCGCTGTCTATCGGGATAGCAGTTCCCCACGAGAAAACGGCTGAATCCAAGGACAAACACTAAGCCATGCCATTAATTCTAGGTGAAATCCCTCTCCCAATTCTCTCCTCCATATATAATAATATGGCAAACACCCTATATAATAATAGTTTATttgtatagcccacccttccaagtCGACtcggggcaggtaacaacagggaTATACAagaacctggttctccaataGAGTTACGCTCACCCATGAAATCAAAAGCTTTGAGACAAgaatcccctctccctccttaaCTGATTACTACTGGCTGTTACAATAAAGCTTTTGCCTTGCTGGCATAGCAGCTCCAGGATTGGCCAGCCGgcagctgtccagatgtccatggactacaattcccatgagccccaggggctcatgtgaattgtagtccatgaacatctggacagccGCCGGTAGGCCACCCCTGCCCCGCTCTGGTCAATCCACCTCACTAAACCATAACCCCCAGCGTGCCTCGCGGCTTGCCCTCCCGCCCCCTGCTCCCTCAGTGGCCAAGGCGCCTGAGTGGCAGCCGCGCCGTGCAATGCGAGGCGGCCTGGTGTCTCCTGCCAGGCTGGAAGCAAGGCTCTCCGGCTTGCGGGAGATGGCAGTGCCCGGGTGGGAGCGCGGGGCGCGGCTGGCGCTGTGCGCGGTGGGGCTGGCGCTGTCCCTTTACGCCTTCCAcgtggagacctccaaggagcagGACGCCAGCTACCGGGCCCTGTGCGACCTCAGCGCCGCCGTCAGCTGCTCCCGGGTCTTCACGTCCAGGTGGGTGGGCGCCCCCAGACCCCTCGTGCCCCGGGCGCGTCCTAGGGCGAGGTCAGCCTTCCCTTGGCGCTGCGCGCTAGCTTTCTGCGTGCAAGGAGCGGTTTTGTCCGGGGGGAAATTCGGTTGCACGCGCCCCTCTTCCCATCTGCAGCCCTAGCGCAGGGATTGCGCTTTCGTTTAATTAAAGCGTTTTCTGGGCCGCCTTCCCACCAAATCAGGGTCCCTGAAGcggtgaacattttaaaaattaaagcgcGCTCACAAATTCAATTTAAACAACACGCATTACTTTCCTAGATCCCCATCGTTTTCTTGATAAAATGCCCCCTCCCTTTTATCCATTGCCTGGATCTGCTTAATTCCAAACCCTCTTGGATCCCAAATAATCCCATCTTTGACTGTCAGGCGCATCATACAtttatctttttatttaattgatttatatcccgTTGTTTTTCCCAATGGAGACCGCAAGTGGCTtgctttgttttatcctcacaacaaccttgtgaggtaggttagctgaGAGGGTGCACGGCCCAAGGTCGCGCAGCAAATTTCTAGGCACTGTGGGGATCCAAACCAAGGTTTCCTAGATCCTGTTCTGAAGCTTTTAACCTGTacaccagggtggccaaactgtggctctccagtggcccatggactacaatgcccatgagaccctgccagcttgtgccatggacaactggagagccacagtttggccacccctgcgtccACACCTTGCTGTTTTCCCTCCATGTTAACCTGAATTCTGTGATGTGGTTACATTGCTTTGTCACCGAAAACCAGAAAGCAGTTGGGGGGCCTGAAGGATGTAAAATGTACACTTCAATCAACCTGTTTGTCAGGCACGCAAGACTCCTGTCCATATAATTACTGCGTGTCATGGTGGTCCTTTTCCAACTCTGAATGTCTTTAGTATTTCTTTGTTGCAGGTGGGGCCGTGGCTTCGGCTTGGTGGCAGGCCTCTTGGGGCCCCGCAGCCTGTTCAACCAGCCCAACAGTATCTTTGGGATCGCCTTCTACACCCTGCAGATCCTTCTAGGTGAGCAGTCCATATATGCGGGAGAGGAAAACGACACATTACACCTATCCAGTGTAATGGCCAAGCTAATACTAGCTCTTAAGTCTTCCCCTGAAGTGGAAAGGTGAGGTTTTTATCTCAGTGCTCTAGGTGGCCTGGTCTGCTTTTCTAGGTTTGTCAGGTAGTTGTGGGAACGTAGAAGATTCAAATGTGGAGACCTCCCTTTTCTGGGGAGTGGAAATCCTTAGCAAGAGAGTGGAAAAGAGTGAAGTGGGGGGGGCTTCTAGTTCTCTTTCCATTCTCAGCTGCCGTTCCTTCTGCAGCGGATGTGAACACCTTCTGACCCAAACTCCTTGTTGCTTGCAGGTTTCTCCAGCAGCAGCTtggcggccattgctctgctggcttCCTCCTTCGTCTCCATCGCTGGCTCGCTCTACCTGGCCTACATCCTCTTCTTCGTGCTCCATGACTTCTGCGTGGTTTGCATCAGCACGTACCTCCTCAACTTCGCCCTGCTCTTCCTCAACTACATGCGACTTGGCTATCTGAACCAGGCCGGGCGGAACCACGGGCCCAAAGCCAAGCGTCAGTGAGGCAATGGGATAGCTTCACATGGACCTTGCTTtttccttttatatatatatatataacaccaGTGGGCTTCTCTAGTCTGGAAGTCCCTCATACGTCCCTTAGATCAGAGACTCAGCTTTTACCCTTCTGGTGCCAATCGTATTAGGTAGGCTGTCTGTTCTCCATCTTGGAATCAAAACGGATGCCACTTTTGGTTGTACTATTCCGCAGAGATTTTcatcagtctttttaaaaaagagaagtaTTTTTAGCTACTATTTTCTCAGCCATCTTTATTTCTACCTTTGAGTCATTTTTCTACAAAGCGATTTGTACAAATGTACTTTGATAATAAAGTTAATGGATTAAGCAGTTGAGCTGTTTTTAATTGGGGTGATAGATAATAAGATTGGGCATATCTTGgttgctggaggaccacacagTATAGGTTAAGGcagaaataataaaagaaatgtttaaattgTAAGTTCCTCGGGGCAGAGATCTCTCTTCTTTTGTTCTGTAAAGTAACCATGCACATTGATGGTGCTGtataaataaatgttcaacatTCAGATCTCGCGTCAGGCCAGCTTTGTGAATTCTTTCTTTCATCATCTACAGCTtcccagcaaatttctgaaatCTATGTTAGGCAGGTTGAAGGCAACAGGTTTTTGGAAGGTAACAAATTGTTATTATCAAAGCTCCTAAAATTGCTTGGTGCTTTCAAAAAAATAAAGGTTAGCTCACAGGCTTTCAGTCTAAATCACCGGCTCTTCCCTTCCTGCAGTCTCgctttgcttcctccctccccttcttctggtCTTGCCTGCCGCTCTCGCGTGTCACCAACTTGGCTGAAGTTCCAAAATGATGCTGCAGCTCCCATTTTGGGTTACCTAGGTAACAACTCTCAATTTGATGGTACCGACGGTTGCCTAGGCAatcaaaaatggctgctgggttCACAGCCCAATTTCATAAGGACTCTGAATTTCAAaccttttaaaagatggtttGTTTCATcccttcatttttttaatttttaaaaatgtatcctgaATCCGGCTGTatttgttttgtatgttttttaacCTGCACTTTAGATCAAGTTGAGAATTAGATACTGAACAACAGGTTGTATTGTATTCCAGGACCATTTTCCACCTTATGCATTTTGCTGTTGAGTCTCCTTTCTTAACAACCCtattctttctcctttctcctgtgTTTTTGATCCTTCTCCAAGGGAGATACATCCTACTTTGGGGCTCCAGTCTACAGTTTGAGAACAACTTGTATAAATTTCCTTGTTtactatagttttttttttttttactatgctgAGACAAATTTTGATATTTCAGTGTCGGGCCATTGCTGACCCAAGCAGAAAAGACCTAAAATACCtctgtatttcttttttataCACTTTGCATGGTTGCTACAACTGCTGTTGGAGAAAGCGAGGGCTTAAGCAGGTCTGTTTAAGAAATTACAACCGTGTGCAGTGCATACTGTAATATTTGACCCTGGGGgggaaagcagcttccattcatgtGACTTTCAAGAGGAAGGAATGTGTTCTGGCAGTCAAGGAACAGTAGGGGGCAGAACTGACTGCTCAAAAGCAAAAGTGAGAAATATATTTTATGGTGAAGATGGAGATGAGAAATATGCGTAAAgtagaaatctaattaattaactTTAGTGGTCTTGGGCACACCTAATTTCGCTTAGGTTCAAATTGCACAGTGTTCCCCATAGCCTGTGAAATCAAAGGGTTTAGATACTCTTTGCCATTTTGGGCCCAATGTGAAATAGTTAGGCTGTaggaacaaaataaaacaggaacctggggacactttaaagactaacaaccaTTGTTATCTCCTGGGCATGATCAGAATTCCCCATCACAGGTGCCCGAAGGAGAGCATCTGGGTTGAGCTGGAATAAACTACCTAACTACAGtgtaatttttttattattggttgtAGATTACAGAATTTTATTgcaattaattttattatatttttttgtaTTTGGTATGTCCCTCGGCTGAGTGAGGGCAACACTTCATACCTCTGACAAAGTGGATGCGGCCTCAGAGAAAACTTGTGTCATAGTAAGTTCATTGTAAAGGTACTATAGGACTGCTTGCTCCTTCCAGGGGCAACGGTGCAGCCCCTAAACAGAGCCACGGGCTTTTAAATCCACTGGATTCAAAACGGCATCATCTCATGCCTACTTTTCTGAGAGGCAACTCTGCATGGAATCCAAATGTCAGGAGGCTAAATGAGGACAGTGTAGAAGCGGGGGGAGGAGTTTCCTTTGTAATCTCTGGTTGCAGTGCAACACATGACAAAAGGTTATGGGTGATTTAGTTGTTTGTGCAGTCTTATACAAATACCATGCTGGGGATTGGCTTCCTCCGAGGACTGCTTGAGATGACCTGCTCTCGGGGACTGGAGTGGGTCTGTGCCAAGGACTGGTGCCATGTACCTGAAACATTAAAAAAGACAGCCTTGCGTTGCTCTTTGGGTGTTGTGAAATACACCGTTTTCTAACATGGGAATTAAACTCTGTCTCATAAGTTGGTATAGTTCTCTCTTTCCAGAAAGGATGCTTCCTACGCAGTGCTGGGTCCCGGTTATGGCACTTTGCTGTACTatagctgcaatcctaaaaatgctttcctgggagtaagctcacACCTTGCATTAAACTTGGCTGGTCTCAAAAGTGCTGGACTGCAGCTTTATAGTCCAGGACAGTGCATAccgaaataaacaaataaaaatttgcTGTCCTTCAAAGTGCAATGAAAGCCACGTTTATTTTTTACTGCAGCAAACTCACCTCATCCCGCATTTCCAGCATCTCACCCCGCAAAACAAAGCATTTAGCCCTTTAAGCCGCTCATTTCCCgaagactacatttcccatgcagGCTTGCTGCGCTCGCGCGATGCTTTCTGGGCTTGGAAGTTTCGAGAGTCCCCTTCGCGGCTGGGCCAGAACTCTCGCGGGACTACATTTCCTATAAAGCACTGCTGCCCGCTTCCCTCGCTGATTGGCAGCCGCACccctcttttttccttccccctccagaaGGGGACAGCTGGTTTCGTCCGGTCCTCTAGCGTGGAGGCTGCCGCAGCGCTCGGTATTGGAGGTAAGCCGACTAAACGGGGCGGACCATTCTGCTTGCTGGAAGAGGGGACGCTGTTTATCCTGGGTCGTGTGTATTGCAAGAGGTGGAGAGCTGGGGGATGAAATGCGGGGGACACTAAATTCTCTGGAGGGGGCGAGCCAGGATCCTGGGGGGTCGCTTCCTAGCAGAGGGGAGACTATGGTGGGAGTCAAAGCAGGGGATGCTGGGAGTATCCTGGGTCCCTTGTGCTTGTGGGCTgagagctctgctgctgctggggctgcttACGTGCCATGGGGAGGAGACAGGGACACTGTGTTGCAAGGGAATGGGTAGGGACGGTGGTGATCCGGAGGTGGACAACACCAACTCCTTGGGACGAAGCGTAGAGCTTGATGGCAGCGATTCGTAGGGCTGATTCCACCCAGGAAAATcacaacaggaaaatctacttccaaagtgcattgaatcatagaatggaatcatcatagaataatagaattggaaggggcctcctgggtcatctagtccaacctcctgcactatgcaggacattgaaagcacattagcCGAATGGGTGTGGAATAGGGTGGAATCTCTGCAGATGCATCGGGCCATCGAGGCGGAGAGGTGAGCTGGGTCCTTCTGGTCAGCCCCCTGCAAATCCTCCACCGTCAGATCGTAAatgacaagattttgggggtgagacCGTGCTGGGTTTTGTGTCTTGGCTTTGCTGTGTACATTGATGAagcaggacttaaaaaaaaaatcatgtcagTGTCATCTCAGTGACATCTGTAGGGCACTCCAAAACTTCAGAGACGCCCAATGGGAACAGTTAAAGACTGAACAGCTGTGAACTATGGCTTAAGTCTTTTAATGATTGGTGTAATGCAGTGGATATTTTTGATGAGAATACTTTTGAGTATAGTTTATACTTTCGGATTATGTATAtgctgttcactgccctgagtcttATGGGAGGGAGGTATGCGAATccaataactaataataataataagagagcTGCGAACGAAAGTGACTCCCATCCGGAGTCCAGGAGTTGAATCCAAGGGCAGGACAGTAGCCGGCCTACGGGAGTCCTGGTCTTTCCTGCCATGGGAGCCGAGGACATATGGCGCTGTGGAAGGCAGAGGCTGGTATCTGCGACGTTTGACGTTCTTCCCCTTTTCATAGCCTGCTGTAACCCAGGGAATGTAAACAGTTGGGCTTGGCAAGGAAGAGCCGATTGTGGCGTAATCCTTGGCACCGGGAGACGGTTTCTATAAATGCACCTTCAACAAAGGGCATTCGAACGGGCTGCGGTGGAGAAGTGCCTGAGAGGGGGGAATCTTTgaccccactcctctccccaaagGGCCGTTCCTTTTTTCGGCACCCGTCACTTTGAAACGCAAGAGACACAGAGGGCACACCGTCTGCCACTTAAACGGCTGTTTAGAAAGTCCAGGCATGCCAGGATCGGCTGCTGAGCCTCATAACCTAAACAAATTGCGCAATGGAGTTGCTCAAGACGAGCCGAATCAGCGCACTGGTTTCAAAACAATGTTGTGGAGGGCCTTGGGGAGGCATCGTGAGAGCCTTTGTTCAGCACGGCTGGAGGTTCCCTAAAAATGTGCTGTCACAAGGAAGAGCCGGCGCTGTTTAGGCAAGGCTTGGCCAATGCCTTGTATGGACCGTGCACCTCGGTGCgtcttcctgcccccacccccggaaCCCCTTGCAGCGCTCTGAGGTTCCTTGGCAGATGAGTCAACCTGGGcttcctgtagatcaggggtggccaaactggtaactgtagtccatgaacatctggagaaccac
The Paroedura picta isolate Pp20150507F chromosome 16, Ppicta_v3.0, whole genome shotgun sequence genome window above contains:
- the LOC143826013 gene encoding up-regulator of cell proliferation-like isoform X2, with protein sequence MAFETIRRGREKLITFLQRAPDLILDDTAAQGFVSEADYEALDNLSDPKEKMRRLLVKVQVKGEQACHQFLEGIRSLFPDLPPDLWPPGSACSDLKEGYCPPDKALDKSGTENPEGEALKSKDEFSAKDSEDKEFETVSGGQEPVQEVMETENFDEIKKFLKKVGLHKRHRKLTMGDILEITSESLTTVPPQTPEDLPWHFLRKLMALSGTARNTDLVPQDEGDSNEEGDGDEDGLFAREMESVNPLDVLCAVLLCCDSFLRQEIFLKMSMCQFALPLVLPPPKQTFMLWALRDIVRKWRPHCLIEQRGFREESLVKASMPTVSFVRLGRPSLSKSRLLNEVLSSPQQHHDFFLHRDMECGNTPREISDGLVEISWYFPGGRGNLDLFPEPVAVTNLRGDIESHWPQFSFLTQVSSAVLIILEKMSDKQYDMLATLQGSASKYYFVLNADGEKSKETLGLLTGLAPLLGMTKSQILVKEKNKNATEFVKKFRSAIRNIIISPQKVISLEEMAKVSQELRIQTDEDAKICQNGILHANEIIEEIKDVVAYKKKMLKLQGELWRNLAEVEKELCRMKRQADVPVEDYKADLREQQIALRLQQYQCDLTTGITKFINGLQQLHPAEKHFFLKWLKFSLDCSARANLSKLREEYKEHYQAAGNDPKHLAQLDESISASSLGVEHFMRELGQFYEAEYTMVKEGKANEEDRQFVHLPGIAADLMLEGFPMELIDGDASNIPLQWVTDVLTALHSKLEGKSRMKVLTVLGVQSTGKSTLLNTMFGLQFAVSSGRCTRGAFMTLLRVSENFRRELHCDFILVIDTEGLKAPELAKLEDSYEHDNELATLVIGLSDITLVNLAMENATEMKDILQIVVHAFLRMEETGHRPNCQFVHQNVSDVSAHDQNMRDRKRLLEQLNDMTRAAAKMEKQFREVSFSDIMEYNPESHNWYIPGLWHGVPPMAPVNMAYSEGVSDMKRSLFEFMRTCSQNRCAKDIPQFVEWVRSLWNAVKHENFIFSFRNSLVADAYNQLSAKYSEWEWDFQKEMHLWVSKADTAIQNHSVEDIESGALDKLRLEADQKLHDGQQKILQCIQNYFERDKEGLHLIEKYREDFIRSAKGLQEQLRISCLQKCQQAVLIRKGQNKIDNLQAGYMKTMESKVNKLLEECKRKKRQLSSSELNWEFENMWKETLLELAPSNLTPRNIYADVYHQLQKDLAVHANQHFQTLPIFSAGCRQPFTMKGHYLKNSAKKLKGLVFKDGIQEQLEEYTSVLNYKCWNYVTEKTSTKRDYDETYCRELLRLINEQLHGKDFHKLYTTVHFEVDLKYSILGDAADAFQKMHTEFFKANNPHRRLEKLKPQYLSTFKDLYHEKDACQKRAKDFCNLCLKPALEDHLQKRLGIEIVDDFLSSGQSLQYGSRSFFQFTVQKTLLEEQNFENYVKYINRYEEFVKSWIQAHLLDHYRQRKELAILGRKILSAVLKKAKDVLEGYENETGPLAKFLEDFCQEMSAELIIPKDALKVILFNNTADAGSLSAEIRACIPTVTDRILSERFEMSVEAVLSGLLFKPQDEIFKKVFGCGKQCPFCKVPCEAGGGSHQEHFASVHRPEGLGRYHDIETNILVYSLCSSSVHSNGCFRNADTGEKLHLYKEYRQYYPDWRIQADPSITASDYWRFVFKTFNRQFAKEYRAIPADLPKDWERLTKQQALESIQETFNMK